Proteins encoded in a region of the Terriglobia bacterium genome:
- a CDS encoding multicopper oxidase domain-containing protein, translating into MSHKEEGLFLTEKASKARVKAAEDARKNRAEIIKAYSQGQVSRRDLIKWGLITSAGAIAPIHGLSPFAEASGKGKGSSGSGRGGSGRGGADDVATPITAAAPAPNAAASVPLSPLFGAQPFTQAMPRFDLQPRKPLSALTPAPQAQSNQTLQPVDPALGGGSGPIEGRPPGAIWAHQRFTEFAPQVAVEMSQAGAQTNTAYNPGVASSLNSGIDPTQPIPLVFHPAMPVQQPNSVWTFQGSVPPKLVQARYGEPLLFRHHNRLPADVTQNNGFGRHTISTHEHNGHHGAENDGFTGAFFFPGQFYDYHWPVVLAGHFSVNTAATDPRASSPNGSGGLTKVPGDWRETMSTHWFHDHMFSFTSQNVYKGNAAMFNIYSGLDRGNEAINDGVNLRLPSGTANDWGNLDYDVNLMLSDKAFDASGQLTFDIFNFDGFLGDVVTVNLAYRPYFEVERRKYRFRILNASVSRFFKYGLSDGSPMVQIGNDGNLMPQPVVQSLSDEQGIAERYDWVIDFSRYSIGTKVWLVNVCEHKDGKKPNKDLTLAQALAGQSNDPCVGKMLEFRIVRNPAQPDQSQIPAQLIPNPDLSSIPVSRQRTFVFGSGASQNLPASDPAAYVTGAGGQKGPWGVATDGGPMRNASFGRISASPKFGSREVWTLVNGGGGWDHPIHIHFEEGQILARNGSAANVPAWEKGRKDVYRLRPGGSVTITMQFRDWGGMFMEHCHNTVHEDNAMLVRWETNGAGTPFLSPLPTPICTPQGVTFVPPDEIAPTAF; encoded by the coding sequence ATGAGTCACAAAGAAGAAGGGCTTTTCCTGACGGAGAAGGCCTCCAAAGCACGCGTCAAAGCAGCGGAAGACGCTCGCAAAAATCGCGCGGAAATCATCAAAGCGTATTCACAGGGCCAGGTTTCACGCCGCGACCTGATTAAGTGGGGCTTGATCACCAGTGCAGGCGCCATTGCTCCCATCCACGGCCTAAGTCCTTTTGCTGAAGCTAGCGGCAAAGGCAAGGGCAGCAGCGGCAGCGGCCGAGGCGGAAGTGGCCGGGGCGGCGCCGACGATGTGGCGACACCCATTACCGCCGCTGCTCCTGCACCCAACGCCGCAGCCTCAGTTCCCCTGAGCCCGTTGTTCGGCGCGCAGCCATTTACCCAGGCCATGCCGCGTTTTGATCTGCAACCGCGCAAGCCGCTTTCAGCCCTGACCCCCGCGCCTCAGGCCCAATCCAACCAGACTTTGCAACCTGTGGATCCGGCGTTGGGCGGAGGTTCCGGCCCGATTGAAGGCCGTCCCCCAGGGGCAATCTGGGCGCACCAGCGCTTCACCGAATTTGCGCCGCAGGTTGCCGTGGAAATGTCGCAAGCCGGGGCCCAGACCAACACCGCGTACAACCCTGGCGTTGCGTCCAGCCTCAACTCCGGCATTGACCCCACGCAGCCGATTCCGCTGGTGTTCCATCCGGCGATGCCAGTTCAGCAGCCGAACTCAGTGTGGACTTTCCAAGGCTCGGTTCCGCCCAAGCTGGTCCAGGCCCGTTACGGCGAACCGCTGTTGTTCCGGCACCACAACCGTTTGCCGGCTGACGTGACGCAGAACAACGGCTTTGGCCGCCACACCATCTCCACCCACGAGCACAACGGCCACCACGGCGCGGAGAACGACGGCTTTACCGGTGCGTTCTTCTTCCCCGGTCAGTTCTACGACTATCACTGGCCTGTAGTGCTTGCCGGCCACTTCAGCGTGAACACTGCCGCAACCGATCCCCGGGCTTCCAGTCCCAACGGCAGCGGCGGCCTGACCAAAGTCCCCGGTGACTGGCGCGAGACCATGTCCACGCACTGGTTCCACGATCACATGTTCAGCTTCACTTCGCAGAACGTGTACAAAGGCAACGCCGCGATGTTCAACATCTACAGCGGCCTGGATCGCGGCAATGAAGCCATCAATGACGGCGTCAACCTGCGCCTGCCCTCGGGCACCGCGAATGACTGGGGCAACCTGGACTACGACGTCAACCTGATGCTCTCTGACAAGGCGTTCGATGCCAGCGGTCAACTGACCTTTGACATCTTCAACTTTGACGGGTTCCTGGGCGACGTAGTGACCGTGAACCTGGCCTACAGACCTTACTTCGAAGTGGAGCGCCGCAAGTACCGCTTCCGCATCCTCAACGCCAGCGTGTCCCGCTTCTTCAAGTACGGGCTGTCTGACGGCTCACCCATGGTCCAGATCGGGAATGACGGCAACCTCATGCCGCAACCCGTTGTGCAATCGTTGTCGGACGAGCAAGGCATCGCCGAACGCTACGACTGGGTCATTGACTTCTCCCGCTACTCCATCGGCACCAAGGTGTGGCTGGTGAACGTCTGCGAGCATAAGGACGGCAAGAAGCCCAACAAGGACCTCACGCTGGCCCAGGCGCTTGCCGGCCAGTCCAACGATCCTTGCGTAGGCAAGATGCTGGAGTTCCGCATCGTGCGTAACCCGGCGCAACCGGACCAGAGCCAGATCCCGGCCCAACTGATCCCCAACCCCGATCTGTCGAGCATCCCGGTTTCGCGGCAACGTACCTTCGTGTTCGGCAGTGGCGCAAGTCAAAACTTGCCCGCCAGCGACCCCGCAGCCTATGTTACGGGCGCGGGTGGTCAGAAAGGCCCCTGGGGCGTGGCCACCGATGGCGGTCCCATGCGCAACGCCAGCTTCGGCCGCATCTCGGCTTCTCCCAAGTTCGGCAGCCGCGAGGTCTGGACCTTGGTCAACGGTGGCGGTGGCTGGGACCACCCGATCCACATCCACTTTGAAGAAGGCCAGATCCTGGCCCGTAACGGCAGCGCTGCTAACGTTCCCGCGTGGGAAAAGGGCCGCAAAGACGTGTATCGTCTGCGCCCGGGCGGCAGCGTGACCATCACCATGCAGTTCCGCGATTGGGGCGGCATGTTCATGGAGCACTGCCATAACACGGTCCACGAAGACAACGCCATGCTGGTTCGTTGGGAGACCAACGGCGCGGGAACTCCGTTCCTGTCACCGCTCCCGACTCCGATCTGCACTCCGCAGGGCGTCACCTTCGTTCCTCCGGACGAGATCGCTCCCACCGCCTTCTAA
- a CDS encoding MFS transporter: protein MATGPRRDLALLYASAWLRSFGIGLLGVVLGVFLFREGFSSTAIGLVIAAGLAGAAAGTALVTVRADLFGRRRTLFVLSILTATGAVALIFHPATPVLVALAFVGMINGMGTDRSPSFALEQAALPGLIADQHRTWALAWYSVVLDSGGALGALAAGIPLLEQRWWGMDLGAAYRTLFLGCAALNLLSGLLALFLSHGVEVAGAHAPAGGVPAVSAEAKSTVARLSALFALDAFGGGFLTDALVAYWFFRRFGIAENKLALLFFLVHVLNALSHLGAAWLAKRIGLVRTMVFTHLPSSIFLIAASVVPSASWAVALFLLRESLVEMDVPTRQSYVAAVVRPSERTFASGVTNLTRNLSWATASSVAGWLMQRIAFSAPLFLGGGMKIVYDVLLWRAFRHLKPPEEREG, encoded by the coding sequence ATGGCAACCGGCCCACGTCGCGACCTGGCGCTGTTGTACGCGTCCGCATGGCTCCGCTCTTTTGGCATTGGATTGCTGGGCGTGGTGCTGGGCGTATTTCTCTTCCGGGAAGGGTTCTCCTCCACCGCCATCGGACTGGTGATTGCCGCTGGGCTGGCCGGCGCCGCTGCGGGAACAGCGCTGGTCACGGTGCGTGCAGACCTTTTTGGGCGCAGGCGAACGCTCTTTGTCCTTTCCATCCTCACCGCAACGGGCGCGGTTGCACTCATCTTCCATCCCGCAACGCCCGTGCTGGTGGCGCTGGCTTTCGTCGGGATGATCAACGGCATGGGCACGGACCGCAGCCCGTCGTTCGCATTGGAGCAAGCGGCGTTGCCGGGACTAATCGCCGACCAGCACAGGACGTGGGCGCTGGCCTGGTACAGCGTGGTGCTGGATTCCGGGGGTGCGTTGGGCGCGCTGGCTGCCGGCATTCCTCTCTTGGAACAGCGCTGGTGGGGGATGGACTTGGGCGCCGCTTATCGAACTCTGTTTCTGGGTTGTGCCGCGCTGAATCTGCTGAGCGGCTTGCTGGCCTTGTTTCTCTCCCACGGAGTGGAAGTAGCAGGCGCGCATGCGCCCGCTGGCGGAGTGCCGGCTGTGTCGGCTGAGGCCAAATCCACGGTGGCGCGGCTTTCCGCTCTCTTTGCGCTGGACGCCTTCGGCGGAGGCTTTCTAACCGACGCGCTGGTGGCTTACTGGTTCTTTCGCCGCTTCGGAATCGCCGAAAACAAGCTGGCGCTGCTGTTTTTCCTGGTGCATGTGCTCAACGCGCTTTCTCATCTGGGCGCCGCCTGGCTGGCCAAGCGGATCGGCCTGGTCAGGACCATGGTGTTCACGCATTTGCCATCCAGTATTTTCTTGATCGCCGCATCCGTGGTGCCGTCAGCGTCGTGGGCGGTAGCCCTGTTCTTGCTCCGCGAATCACTGGTGGAGATGGACGTTCCCACCCGCCAATCGTACGTGGCGGCGGTGGTGCGGCCCAGCGAGCGCACCTTCGCCAGCGGGGTGACCAACCTGACGCGCAACCTGTCCTGGGCCACGGCATCATCCGTGGCGGGTTGGCTGATGCAGCGGATCGCCTTTTCCGCGCCGCTATTCCTGGGCGGAGGAATGAAGATCGTCTATGACGTCCTGCTGTGGCGCGCGTTCCGCCATCTAAAGCCGCCGGAAGAACGAGAGGGCTAA